The Deltaproteobacteria bacterium genome includes a region encoding these proteins:
- a CDS encoding CarD family transcriptional regulator: MFKVGDLAVYPSHGVGRIEAIESKDISGLEQRFYVMRILDNNMIIMIPTQNVDNVGLRELIDPKEVSQIYTILQKKNISVETQNWNRRYREYMEKIKTGSVFEVAMVLRDLYLLKAIKELSFGERKLLDTALSLLVKEISAAEDQTESKVESVILDFFNN, from the coding sequence ATGTTTAAGGTGGGAGATTTAGCAGTATATCCCTCTCATGGAGTTGGGAGGATTGAAGCTATCGAGAGCAAGGATATTTCCGGTCTTGAGCAGCGCTTTTATGTAATGCGAATCCTCGATAATAATATGATTATTATGATCCCCACGCAAAACGTAGACAATGTCGGGTTGCGCGAACTCATTGACCCCAAGGAAGTCTCCCAGATTTACACCATTCTGCAGAAAAAAAATATCTCCGTGGAGACCCAGAATTGGAATCGCAGATACCGCGAATATATGGAGAAAATCAAGACCGGATCGGTATTTGAAGTGGCCATGGTTCTGCGGGATCTTTATTTATTAAAAGCAATCAAAGAACTCTCATTTGGGGAGAGAAAACTGCTGGATACGGCCCTTAGCCTGTTGGTCAAAGAGATTTCCGCGGCTGAAGATCAAACCGAGAGCAAGGTCGAGAGTGTGATACTCGATTTTTTCAATAACTAA